ACACGGTTAAGTAAGTTGATTGGCACACCTGAAATTATTTCGTGAAAACTTGTTTGACTAGTTTCTTCTGCTTCTAGGCTCCGCCAGGGGAAAAGTGTATTGGGTCGTTGGAGCTTCTTCCGGCATTGGAAAAGAATTGGCTTTCCAGGTACTATAATTCGTATTTTTTCTACAATTATAATTGCGAAACATTTTTAAGTATCGGTTGTATTATTATAGCTAGCCGCCCATGGAGCCAAGCTCGTGATTTCCGCACGACGGGAGACAGAGTTGAAAGCAGTCAAAGCCGGATGTCTAGGTGAAAATCATGTTGAAACACCGTGCAACCGGAAATTGACAGTTTATTACCCTCATTTTATGCCTTATAACAGCTATCGGCAAAAATGCTGGATTGGTCGAATCTGACGTTCTAATACTTCCCTTTGACGTGACTAAAGTAGACTCACACAAACATTATTTCGATTTAGTGATTCGTCATTTCGGAACGGTAAATAGttgaataatattcaaattgcaATTGTGCGCACCTTAATTATTGGCTATTTTCAGTTGGATGTGCTCATTAACAATTCCGGTCGTTCCCAAAAAGCGGAATTTCAGAATATTAAACTCAAAGTATTTGTATTGtaattacatttaattaaattttaattaattaattttaatgtaATCACAAAGGTGGACAAGGAATTATTCAAGACTAACGTCTTTGGCTTAGTAAATCTGACTCGTGTCGTGTTACCTCATTTCTTGGCCAAATCAAAAGGACATGTTGTGGTGACTTCGTCATGTGCGGGGAAGTTTGgaggtaaataaaacaacattttggtttttgaattaattataatcaaatttcattgaaaagcACCGCTTTCAAGCTCGTACAACGCAACTAAGCACGCCCTTCACGTGAgtgcaaaacatttttattttcaacctGAATTACCTTGAGAATTTTATGGTTGGCAGGGCTACTTTGAAACCGCAAGATCTGAATTAGCGCCCAAAGGCATCTCTATTACGATGATTTGTCCGGGAATGGTCCACTCTGATATTCTCACTGCCTGCGCAACAGAAAATCCCGGAGAGGTATGTATACCGAAAAACATTAAAGACTATTTAATTATACTAGTCCACTAAAATTACACCTGTTTATGTAGCAATTAGGAGGAAAAATTGGTgcggatgaaaaaagaatgaaagcaGAACGTTGCGCAAAACTTTGCGCTGTGGCTATTGTCAATAAAATAGACGAAGTTTGGATTTCACTCAATCCGGTGCTCTTCTTCCTTTACGTCTCCCAGTATGCCCCTACAATTGCTCGAGCGTAAGTTCCCAAAATAATTTGagtttatatttaattaaaaattttaaacatgtTTTCTGTAGTTTCCTAAGCCGTTATGGAGTGCAGGCAGCCATCAAAACAAGAGGTAGACGAGAAGCAGGTGGGAGCTCATAGCTCGTAAATCTAAAACGAAGACCATAACCGCCATATGTTATTAAAATCTAGTTgctcgttttttatttcattacatATTTTATTAATGCCGTGtaacagaagaaaaattagtTGACTGTGTTATAAACTACCgagtaaataaatcaaaatggttttatttattatttatttatataaaaatgggACAACTTCATCCGAGGAGATAATGGATCTCTCTCTAGATAAATATAATCTTATCGTTTACAACAACCTCGTGGGACCAAGGACAACATCTTCTCTTACACTTTTAGaccgaaataaataattgtaaTATATTATTTGGACGGAAATCGGAAGAAGGTAATAAGAGAAATTTCggtgaataataaattttccgAGAAACCTAAACCTGTTTTACGAGATCTTGTACCACTGTATtaaaacccaaacaaaaagTAGACTGTTACTTCAGACATTATTGTTCACCAAATACGAATAGAAATGGAGTTGACATCGCTTATGATATACATTGGTATATTTATTACGTTATTCCTTCTCGCCATACTGATTAGTGATGGCGATTTAACTCTGATGTTTGTAGAGAGATTCGGGAAACGTTTGAGTAAGtgttattacttattatttaagttgatttcttttttatcagtCTTTCTCTGTGAACAAACACAGGCTCAGTGAAAGGACAAGTCTATTGGATTGTCGGAGCTTCATCTGGAATTGGCGAATACTTAGCATATGAGGTTATTCATGAAATTATTGTATTTTTGGTGATTGACACATGTAAACTCGTGTCTTGAATTAAACAGCTTGTTGCCAATGGagcaaaagttgttttgtctggcagaagagaaaatgagcTCCAGAAAGTAAAAGCTCAGTGTTTAAGTAAGTTatgcaatattttaaaaattctgttgtgtcgttatttatttatttttcccattttctcgAAATGCAGtaattgggaaaaaatcagGGATTTCAGAGGCTGATGTTTTACTGTTACCTGTGGATGTTGCCAAGCTAGAACTTCATCAGCAATACTTTGATGCTGTCTTAAAGCATTTCGGGACAGTATGTGCTGAAAACTATattatcaaatatttattttagtatttatttgttaatagCTAGATGTGTTGGTTAACAATGCTGGAAGATCTCAAAGAGCTGAGTGGATGAATATTGATATTCGGGTTGACAAAGACATGTTTGATGGCAATGTTTTTGGATTACTCAATCTGAGTCGCATTGTAATGCCACATTtcttgcaaaagaaaagaggtcAAATTGCTGTCACTTCCTCTGTGTGCGGGAAAGTTGGAGGTAGGGTaactaatttaattaaatctttagtttattattttttaatcaacttTCTCATTGGTATTAGCACCGTGCAGTGCTTCATATAATGCAACGAAGCATGCGTTACATGTACGTaacataataattaatttaaatcaataCAACAATCAATATCCATTAACTTGACCTACATATACCATCATGAACAGGGCTACTTCGAGACATTACGTGCTGAACTGACAACTCAAGGGATTTCGGTCACTATGCTCTGCCCCGGACCGGTTTTCTCAGACCTACTTAGCGCTTGCGCTACCGATACATACGGTCAGGTACAGTAACGAAGACAcgctttttcttattttacaaaGAAGCTCTTCTCTTATCCTTGAATTTTTCTAATAGAAATTAGGGGGCGCGATGACTAAGAAAGATCGCCGAATGTCTACAGAACGATGTGCTCGTCTTTGCGCTGTCGCCATGGTTAACCACTTGGATGAAGCTTGGATTTCTATCAATCCTGTTCTATTATCTTTATATGCGTCACAATATGCTCCGTCTTTGTTCCGCAGGTAAACTTGATTATTGTGCAAAGCTCTTGTTATCCTGTTGattgtttaatttattccattttttatccGCTGCAGCTTTAATGGTCGACTCGGGGCGCGAGTTGCTATGACTCTACGCGACAGCCGAAATGATCTCGTCAACAGTTGCAAACAAGATTCACAACAAGTAAAGTCTGATTAAGTTCATTGAACAATAAACGCTGACTGAAGAGTAGTAAACGAATATTTCTAATGGGTTATTAAAAATCACGAGGCATTCATTTAACTGTGTTTTGGTTATTACTTTCGGGTTGTCACTTTCTGAAATTGTCGCCTTCGCCACAAAATCTGTGTTGGCGCCCTTTATCTTCATGTAAAGAgatttatcattttaaaatataaagaatTTATTCTTAATTGATtactgattttcaattttatttaatctaAATAATATCTTTAATTTCCATAAGTCCTTTCGAATACGaatgcatttttcaaaattcgtcTTGGTAGATCAATTGAATGTTTGACAACATTGTCTCTGAGATCAGCTGTTTAGTCGAAGCAGACACTTGGCTCGGCTCGATTTTCGAATAACAATGGAAAAATCAACGAAAAACAATGTTGATTTCAAAGCAGTATTCAAAGAAACCCTCAACTCTATGACTCTGATTGTAAataggtttattttttgctgaaaatgaaatataagtGAATAcctatttaatttctttttgcagCCTTTGATGATCAGTGGAGGTCGGTCTAACGTGACTACGAGATGCAACAGCAATATCACCCTTACTGATATGAGAGCACAATATGCAAGCAGAGTTCTGAGCAATATCTTTGCCTACAAAGATCAGAATACTGAAATCATTCTTACAAGTATTAAAAACTCTGATAACAAGTCCTTGAGTTCAACCATCACTTGTGTTGTGGGACCAGTTATCAACCCTTCtaccaaaaaaaaggatgtgACGACATCATTTGAAGAATATATGAGGTAAAAAActgtaatttcaatttactCTAAAATGCCTTAATATACTAACTATGTaggtgttttttgtgtttgaagGCTACGACAGTTGCAT
The sequence above is a segment of the Daphnia pulex isolate KAP4 chromosome 11, ASM2113471v1 genome. Coding sequences within it:
- the LOC124207624 gene encoding dehydrogenase/reductase SDR family member 7-like, translating into MLSDMLTLQHGEEFFEAEKIGTRLSSARGKVYWVVGASSGIGKELAFQLAAHGAKLVISARRETELKAVKAGCLAIGKNAGLVESDVLILPFDVTKVDSHKHYFDLVIRHFGTLDVLINNSGRSQKAEFQNIKLKVDKELFKTNVFGLVNLTRVVLPHFLAKSKGHVVVTSSCAGKFGAPLSSSYNATKHALHGYFETARSELAPKGISITMICPGMVHSDILTACATENPGEQLGGKIGADEKRMKAERCAKLCAVAIVNKIDEVWISLNPVLFFLYVSQYAPTIARAFLSRYGVQAAIKTRGRREAGGSS
- the LOC124207301 gene encoding dehydrogenase/reductase SDR family member 7-like, translating into MELTSLMIYIGIFITLFLLAILISDGDLTLMFVERFGKRLSSVKGQVYWIVGASSGIGEYLAYELVANGAKVVLSGRRENELQKVKAQCLIIGKKSGISEADVLLLPVDVAKLELHQQYFDAVLKHFGTLDVLVNNAGRSQRAEWMNIDIRVDKDMFDGNVFGLLNLSRIVMPHFLQKKRGQIAVTSSVCGKVGAPCSASYNATKHALHGYFETLRAELTTQGISVTMLCPGPVFSDLLSACATDTYGQKLGGAMTKKDRRMSTERCARLCAVAMVNHLDEAWISINPVLLSLYASQYAPSLFRSFNGRLGARVAMTLRDSRNDLVNSCKQDSQQVKSD